Proteins from one Homalodisca vitripennis isolate AUS2020 chromosome 3, UT_GWSS_2.1, whole genome shotgun sequence genomic window:
- the LOC124358710 gene encoding trypsin-7-like, which produces MNIQAVLVVAFVSVIAQAVAHESIWQSKVRSSSLGSGLSIYDGKNTTIEKHPYLVAIWLKGNFRCAGTIINNKWVVTLAACVFGFKPSDITVVAGSNDGKSGVTLGGKTLFFYPSYALSEDYNYVCIQLNGTFKWSHKIRPVKLPIEAPKVNTNMVVAGWGKDAWNASNASGRVLRQGIMKWVSVSVCKAL; this is translated from the exons ATGAACATTCAAGCTGTTCTCGTCGTAGCTTTCG TTTCAGTCATTGCCCAAGCAGTGGCTCACGAGAGCATTTGGCAGTCGAAAGTCAGGTCCTCTTCCTTGGGCAGCGGCCTCAGCATCTATGATGGTAAAAACACCACCATCGAGAAACATCCCTATCTG GTTGCCATTTGGTTGAAAGGGAATTTTCGATGCGCGGGAACAATCATCAACAATAAATGGGTTGTGACATTAGCCGCTTGTGTTTTCGG TTTTAAACCCTCAGACATAACAGTGGTGGCCGGAAGTAATGACGGTAAGTCGGGCGTGACTCTTGGTGGCAAGACTTTGTTCTTCTATCCCAGTTACGCCCTATCTGAAGACTACAACTACGTCTGTATTCAGCTCAACGGCACCTTCAAGTGGTCTCACAAGATCAGACCCGTCAAGCTACCTATTGAGGCACCCAAGGTCAACACTAACATGGTGGTCGCTGGTTGGGGAAAAGAc GCATGGAACGCATCTAATGCATCTGGGAGGGTACTACGACAAGGAATAATGAAGTGGGTTTCTGTGTCAGTGTGCAAAGCTCTCTAA